The DNA window GGTGGTGGCGCGCGTGGAAGGCGAGCTCTCGGGGAGGAACCGCGTGCTCGAGTTCCGCTACACAAGGGTGCCCTGCGCGCCGCGCTGAGGTCCGATCGTGATCCGCAAGCTGAAGGACGGCCGATATCGCCTCTACTCGGTGAAGAAGAATCCCAAGACCGGGAAGCGCAGGAATCTGGGCACCTTTCCGACGCGTGAAGCGGCGCTGAAGCACGAGCGGGCGGTCCAGTACTTCAAGCGGCACTGATGGGCATGAACTCGCCGCTTGGCGCGAATTCGCCGCATGCGGGCCGATGCGGAACGTAACGCTCCTTCGGATCGCTCTCGCCCTGGGCGTTCTCGTCACGCTCACCCTCGTGATCCCACAGCCGGTATCGGCGTTCCCCGAGCTGCGCCCCGTCGACGAAGCCGTCCGCCAGCCCGACTTCTTCTCCTTCCGCGCGCAGCTCCAGGCCGCGATCGCGCGGCGGGACACCGCGGCCGTCATCGCCGCGCTCGACCCCGGCGTGCGGCTCTCGTTCGGAGGACACGGCGGACTCGCGGACTTTCGAACCATGTGGCTCGTCCCCGATCGGCTGGAGACGCTGTGGCGTGAGATGGGAACGGTTCTCGCTCTCGGGGGCTCCTTCCAGGGGTCGAGCCGGTTCGTCGCGCCCTACGTCTTCAGCGAGTGGCCAAGCCAGGGCGCCGACGCGTTCGAACACGTGGCCGTGATCGGATCCAACGTGCGGGTACGGGCGGAACCACGCCAGGACGCGCCGGTGATCGCCCGGTTGAGCTACCGGATCGTCGCGGTAGGCAGCGGCGCTCCAGCACGAGGTCCGGAAGCCCGGGAGTGGGTCGCCGTGAGGCTGGAGGACGGAAGGAAGGGCTACATGAGCCGCGCCTATGTCCGAAGCCCGGTCGACTACCGCATTCTCTGCAGCAAGACCCCACGAGGGTGGGTCGTGGACTCATTCGTGGCCGGAGACTGACGCTTCGCATCCGTGCTCGCGCACCAGCGCGCGGAACGGTAGCGCGCCGCGCCGCCGGCGACGTTCCGGCGATCACCCCGAGACGTACATGGCCCGCGCCGCCTTGGGGCTTCGCATGACGCACTCACCATGAAACTGCAACGCCGCGCGAATCCGATCGGCGAGGGTTGCATGCTCGAGTGTCCGGGCGCGCGCAGCCGCACGCCGTGCCTGATCTCCCTTGAGTCCCAACCCGCGCAGAGCCGAAAGAACGTCCTGGATCTGCTCTTCCACTTCAGCGTCCGCCGCGGTCTCGGCCGTTGCCTTCTCCCGCTCCTGCGCTTTCTGTGCGAGCCGGGCCTCCTTCGCGAGCCGCGCCTCCTCGCGCTTCCGCTTCATGAACTCCGTTCCGAAGACCCTCTCCGCCTCGTACTGGTTGTGCACCCGGCAGCGCAGCCTGAGTCCCTCCACCGTGTCCTGCCGATTCCGGGGATCCACGTGATCAAACTCGAGGAACTTGCCTGAGTCACACCGGTGTCCGTTCGTCCCCACGAACGTGCATCGACCACCATCTCTGTTCCAGACGGCGTGACGAACCTGGGCAGGGATGTAGCGGTTCCGAATCCCTGTCCGGCGGCGGCGCACTCCGGCCGCGGTCCCGAACCGACGCTTCTCGACCTCTTCGGCCAGAAGATCCATAGCCCGGTCCAGGATCTGGGAGACATCTCCCGA is part of the Candidatus Eisenbacteria bacterium genome and encodes:
- a CDS encoding SH3 domain-containing protein yields the protein MRNVTLLRIALALGVLVTLTLVIPQPVSAFPELRPVDEAVRQPDFFSFRAQLQAAIARRDTAAVIAALDPGVRLSFGGHGGLADFRTMWLVPDRLETLWREMGTVLALGGSFQGSSRFVAPYVFSEWPSQGADAFEHVAVIGSNVRVRAEPRQDAPVIARLSYRIVAVGSGAPARGPEAREWVAVRLEDGRKGYMSRAYVRSPVDYRILCSKTPRGWVVDSFVAGD